One Pogoniulus pusillus isolate bPogPus1 chromosome 22, bPogPus1.pri, whole genome shotgun sequence DNA segment encodes these proteins:
- the VDAC1 gene encoding voltage-dependent anion-selective channel protein 1 isoform X1 has product MAVPPAYADLGKSARDVFNKGYGFGLIKLDLKTKSENGLEFTSSGSANTETSKVNGSLETKYKWVEYGLMFTEKWNTDNTLGTEITLEDQLARGLKLTFDSTFSPNTGKKSAKVKTGYKREHINIGCDMDFDIAGPSIRGALVLGYEGWLAGYQMTFESAKSRVTQSNFAVGYKTNEFQLHTNVNDGTEFGGSIYQKVNDKLETAVQLAWTAGNSNTRFGIAAKYQIDPDASFCAKVNNSSLIGLGYTQILKPGIKMTLSALLDGKNVNAGGHKLGLGLEFEA; this is encoded by the exons ATGGCTGTGCCACCTGCTTATGCTGATCTGGGCAAATCTGCCAGAGATGTTTTCAACAAGGGATATG GTTTCGGGTTAATAAAACTTGATTTGAAAACAAAATCTGAAAATGGACTG gAATTCACAAGCTCAGGTTCAGCAAACACAGAAACAAGCAAAGTGAATGGTAGTTTGGAAACAAAATACAAATGGGTGGAGTATGGATTGATGTTCACAGAAAAGTGGAACACTGACAATACTCTAGGCACTGAGATTACACTTGAAGATCAG CTTGCTCGTGGCCTGAAGTTGACCTTTGACTCCACCTTCTCTCCTAACACTGG gAAAAAGAGTGCTAAGGTTAAGACAGGGTACAAAAGGGAACACATCAACATCGGCTGTGACATGGATTTTGATATTGCTGGTCCCTCGATACGTGGAGCCCTGGTGCTTGGCTATGAGGGGTGGCTGGCAGGTTATCAGATGACCTTCGAGAGTGCAAAGTCTAGAGTAACCCAGAGCAACTTTGCTGTTGGCTACAAGACCAATGAATTCCAGCTTCATACCAATGT GAATGATGGCACAGAGTTCGGTGGCTCCATTTACCAGAAGGTGAACGATAAGCTGGAAACCGCCGTGCAGCTTGCCTGGACAGCTGGGAACAGCAACACACGCTTTGGAATAGCAGCCAAGTACCAGATTGACCCAGATGCCTCATTTTGT gCTAAAGTGAACAACTCCAGTCTGATTGGATTAGGATACACTCAGATTTTAAAGCCAG gTATCAAAATGACACTGTCAGCTTTGTTGGATGGCAAGAATGTCAATGCAGGTGGTCACAAGCTTGGTCTAGGATTGGAATTTGAAGCATAA
- the C22H5orf15 gene encoding keratinocyte-associated transmembrane protein 2 isoform X1, with protein sequence MAAAGGSRVSAGRALCLLLLCGWGLAALGEDGSVAVEVEMIQKNTSSKSENETLSRSQNVTDRVQSVTPTKEESPTAAKSSSATAAKASTVKGDSPPPVLSHLVTASPVSQMDVDASEATKIEEEDLLTDLKDTINSSPPAIKEMIDSDGGDDYGPYEMTSNSRYNADPEVPEDDDSDTISNYNEEIKTLNEKIKDVSVSGLEEEEDSHFFFHLVVVAFLVGVVYVTYHNKRKIFLLVQSRRWRDGLCSRTVEYHRLDQNVNEAMPSLKITNDYVF encoded by the exons ATGGCCGCTGCCGGCGGGAGCCGTGTCTCGGCAGGCCGcgctctctgcctcctgctgctctgcggCTGGGGCTTGGCGGCCCTCGGCGAGGACGGCTCCG TTGCTGTGGAAGTGGAGATGATTCAGAAAAATACTTCTTCTAAATCTGAAAATGAAACACTAAGTAGATCCCAAAATGTAACAGACAGAGTGCAGAGTGTAACCCCAACAAAAGAGGAGAGCCCAACAGCAGCTAAAAGCAGTTCAGCAACTGCAGCAAAAGCATCAACAGTGAAAGGTGATTCTCCACCACCCGTTCTCTCTCATCTGGTGACTGCTAGTCCGGTGTCTCAAATGGATGTTGATGCTTCTGAAGCTACCAAAATTGAGGAAGAGGATCTTCTAACAGATTTGAAAGACACAATAAATAGTTCACCACCCGCCATAAAAGAAATGATTGACTCAGATGGAGGGGACGACTATGGCCCTTACGAAATGACATCAAATTCCAGATACAACGCAGACCCGGAGGTGCCAGAAGATGATGACTCTGACACCATTAGTAATTACAATGAGGAGATCAAGACACTTAATGAGAAGATAAAAGATGTTTCTGtctcagggctggaagaagaggaagacagccattttttttttcatctggttGTAGTTGCCTTCTTAGTAGGTGTTGTTTATGTCACCTATCACAATAAGAGGAAG atctTCTTACTGGTCCAGAGCCGGAGATGGAGGGATGGCCTGTGCTCTAGGACAGTAGAATATCATCGTTTAGATCAAAATGTTAATGAAGCTATGCCTTCCCTGAAAATAACTAATGACTATGTCTTTTGA
- the VDAC1 gene encoding voltage-dependent anion-selective channel protein 1 isoform X2: MAVPPAYADLGKSARDVFNKGYGFGLIKLDLKTKSENGLEFTSSGSANTETSKVNGSLETKYKWVEYGLMFTEKWNTDNTLGTEITLEDQLARGLKLTFDSTFSPNTGKKSAKVKTGYKREHINIGCDMDFDIAGPSIRGALVLGYEGWLAGYQMTFESAKSRVTQSNFAVGYKTNEFQLHTNVNDGTEFGGSIYQKVNDKLETAVQLAWTAGNSNTRFGIAAKYQIDPDASFCAKVNNSSLIGLGYTQILKPGKYQNDTVSFVGWQECQCRWSQAWSRIGI, encoded by the exons ATGGCTGTGCCACCTGCTTATGCTGATCTGGGCAAATCTGCCAGAGATGTTTTCAACAAGGGATATG GTTTCGGGTTAATAAAACTTGATTTGAAAACAAAATCTGAAAATGGACTG gAATTCACAAGCTCAGGTTCAGCAAACACAGAAACAAGCAAAGTGAATGGTAGTTTGGAAACAAAATACAAATGGGTGGAGTATGGATTGATGTTCACAGAAAAGTGGAACACTGACAATACTCTAGGCACTGAGATTACACTTGAAGATCAG CTTGCTCGTGGCCTGAAGTTGACCTTTGACTCCACCTTCTCTCCTAACACTGG gAAAAAGAGTGCTAAGGTTAAGACAGGGTACAAAAGGGAACACATCAACATCGGCTGTGACATGGATTTTGATATTGCTGGTCCCTCGATACGTGGAGCCCTGGTGCTTGGCTATGAGGGGTGGCTGGCAGGTTATCAGATGACCTTCGAGAGTGCAAAGTCTAGAGTAACCCAGAGCAACTTTGCTGTTGGCTACAAGACCAATGAATTCCAGCTTCATACCAATGT GAATGATGGCACAGAGTTCGGTGGCTCCATTTACCAGAAGGTGAACGATAAGCTGGAAACCGCCGTGCAGCTTGCCTGGACAGCTGGGAACAGCAACACACGCTTTGGAATAGCAGCCAAGTACCAGATTGACCCAGATGCCTCATTTTGT gCTAAAGTGAACAACTCCAGTCTGATTGGATTAGGATACACTCAGATTTTAAAGCCAGGTAA gTATCAAAATGACACTGTCAGCTTTGTTGGATGGCAAGAATGTCAATGCAGGTGGTCACAAGCTTGGTCTAGGATTGGAATTTGA
- the C22H5orf15 gene encoding keratinocyte-associated transmembrane protein 2 isoform X3 yields MAAAGGSRVSAGRALCLLLLCGWGLAALGEDGSVAVEVEMIQKNTSSKSENETLSRSQNVTDRVQSVTPTKEESPTAAKSSSATAAKASTVKGDSPPPVLSHLVTASPVSQMDVDASEATKIEEEDLLTDLKDTINSSPPAIKEMIDSDGGDDYGPYEMTSNSRYNADPEVPEDDDSDTISNYNEEIKTLNEKIKDVSVSGLEEEEDSHFFFHLVVVAFLVGVVYVTYHNKRKDYKQQIKEGLTPNGMGTFLL; encoded by the exons ATGGCCGCTGCCGGCGGGAGCCGTGTCTCGGCAGGCCGcgctctctgcctcctgctgctctgcggCTGGGGCTTGGCGGCCCTCGGCGAGGACGGCTCCG TTGCTGTGGAAGTGGAGATGATTCAGAAAAATACTTCTTCTAAATCTGAAAATGAAACACTAAGTAGATCCCAAAATGTAACAGACAGAGTGCAGAGTGTAACCCCAACAAAAGAGGAGAGCCCAACAGCAGCTAAAAGCAGTTCAGCAACTGCAGCAAAAGCATCAACAGTGAAAGGTGATTCTCCACCACCCGTTCTCTCTCATCTGGTGACTGCTAGTCCGGTGTCTCAAATGGATGTTGATGCTTCTGAAGCTACCAAAATTGAGGAAGAGGATCTTCTAACAGATTTGAAAGACACAATAAATAGTTCACCACCCGCCATAAAAGAAATGATTGACTCAGATGGAGGGGACGACTATGGCCCTTACGAAATGACATCAAATTCCAGATACAACGCAGACCCGGAGGTGCCAGAAGATGATGACTCTGACACCATTAGTAATTACAATGAGGAGATCAAGACACTTAATGAGAAGATAAAAGATGTTTCTGtctcagggctggaagaagaggaagacagccattttttttttcatctggttGTAGTTGCCTTCTTAGTAGGTGTTGTTTATGTCACCTATCACAATAAGAGGAAG GATTATAAACAGCAAATTAAGGAAGGTTTAACCCCAAATGGCATGGGAACATTCTTGTTATAA
- the C22H5orf15 gene encoding keratinocyte-associated transmembrane protein 2 isoform X2: MASHWQLPDLCSEPGLLINDVAVEVEMIQKNTSSKSENETLSRSQNVTDRVQSVTPTKEESPTAAKSSSATAAKASTVKGDSPPPVLSHLVTASPVSQMDVDASEATKIEEEDLLTDLKDTINSSPPAIKEMIDSDGGDDYGPYEMTSNSRYNADPEVPEDDDSDTISNYNEEIKTLNEKIKDVSVSGLEEEEDSHFFFHLVVVAFLVGVVYVTYHNKRKIFLLVQSRRWRDGLCSRTVEYHRLDQNVNEAMPSLKITNDYVF, from the exons atggcatcacattggcaACTTCcagacctctgcagtgagccaggactgctgataaatgatg TTGCTGTGGAAGTGGAGATGATTCAGAAAAATACTTCTTCTAAATCTGAAAATGAAACACTAAGTAGATCCCAAAATGTAACAGACAGAGTGCAGAGTGTAACCCCAACAAAAGAGGAGAGCCCAACAGCAGCTAAAAGCAGTTCAGCAACTGCAGCAAAAGCATCAACAGTGAAAGGTGATTCTCCACCACCCGTTCTCTCTCATCTGGTGACTGCTAGTCCGGTGTCTCAAATGGATGTTGATGCTTCTGAAGCTACCAAAATTGAGGAAGAGGATCTTCTAACAGATTTGAAAGACACAATAAATAGTTCACCACCCGCCATAAAAGAAATGATTGACTCAGATGGAGGGGACGACTATGGCCCTTACGAAATGACATCAAATTCCAGATACAACGCAGACCCGGAGGTGCCAGAAGATGATGACTCTGACACCATTAGTAATTACAATGAGGAGATCAAGACACTTAATGAGAAGATAAAAGATGTTTCTGtctcagggctggaagaagaggaagacagccattttttttttcatctggttGTAGTTGCCTTCTTAGTAGGTGTTGTTTATGTCACCTATCACAATAAGAGGAAG atctTCTTACTGGTCCAGAGCCGGAGATGGAGGGATGGCCTGTGCTCTAGGACAGTAGAATATCATCGTTTAGATCAAAATGTTAATGAAGCTATGCCTTCCCTGAAAATAACTAATGACTATGTCTTTTGA